From the Phreatobacter oligotrophus genome, one window contains:
- the ugpE gene encoding sn-glycerol-3-phosphate ABC transporter permease UgpE — translation MTSPVLPSLKPGRHNLIPHLVVAVGIAITAFPLWVAFVASTLSNPEIAQAPMPLLPGNQAVANYGEALVQGGRSGRILTPPVWEMMLNSTVMALSIAVGKIIISILSAYAVVFFRFPFRMAFFWMIFITLMLPVEVRIVPTIQVITNLNMMNSYAGLTIPLIASATATLLFRQFFMTIPDELVEAAQIDGAGPMKFFRDIVLPLSVTNIAALFVILFLYGWNQYLWPLLIGTDARMQTIVIGMSKMIDSAGGPTDWNMVMATAILALLPPVLVVVLMQRWFVKGLVETEK, via the coding sequence ATGACCAGCCCCGTCCTGCCCTCGCTGAAGCCGGGCCGCCACAATCTCATTCCGCATCTCGTCGTTGCCGTGGGAATCGCCATCACGGCCTTCCCGCTCTGGGTGGCCTTTGTCGCCTCGACCCTGAGCAACCCCGAGATCGCCCAGGCGCCCATGCCGCTTCTGCCCGGCAACCAGGCCGTCGCCAACTATGGCGAGGCATTGGTGCAGGGCGGCCGCTCCGGGCGCATCCTGACGCCGCCGGTCTGGGAGATGATGCTGAACTCCACCGTGATGGCCCTGTCCATCGCGGTGGGCAAGATCATCATCTCGATCCTGTCGGCCTATGCGGTGGTGTTCTTCCGCTTTCCCTTCCGCATGGCCTTCTTCTGGATGATCTTCATCACCCTGATGCTCCCCGTTGAGGTGCGCATCGTGCCGACCATCCAGGTCATCACCAACCTCAACATGATGAACTCTTATGCGGGCCTGACCATCCCGCTGATTGCCTCGGCGACCGCCACGCTGCTCTTCCGGCAGTTTTTCATGACCATCCCGGACGAGCTGGTCGAGGCGGCCCAGATCGACGGCGCCGGGCCGATGAAATTCTTCCGCGACATCGTCCTGCCACTGTCGGTGACGAATATCGCGGCGCTCTTCGTCATCCTCTTCCTCTATGGCTGGAACCAGTACCTCTGGCCGCTGCTCATCGGCACCGACGCGCGGATGCAGACCATCGTCATCGGCATGTCCAAGATGATCGATTCGGCCGGCGGCCCGACCGACTGGAACATGGTCATGGCCACCGCCATCCTCGCCCTGTTGCCGCCGGTACTGGTGGTGGTGCTGATGCAGCGCTGGTTCGTGAAGGGGCTCGTCGAGACCGAGAAGTAA
- a CDS encoding flagellar hook capping FlgD N-terminal domain-containing protein has translation MSISSVSSLASTSATTSSSSTSSSSSSSFSSSDFLTLLVEQLQNQNPLDTTDTSELMNQMMSYASYDQQAQTNSTLTELSNTVSSLSSTVSSIASKLDISA, from the coding sequence ATGAGCATCAGTTCCGTCTCGTCCCTCGCCTCCACGAGCGCGACGACCTCCTCGTCGTCCACCTCCTCGTCGAGCTCCTCGAGCTTCTCCAGCAGCGATTTCCTGACGCTCCTCGTCGAGCAGCTGCAGAACCAGAACCCGCTCGACACCACCGATACCAGCGAGCTGATGAACCAGATGATGTCCTACGCCAGCTACGACCAGCAGGCGCAGACCAATTCGACGCTCACCGAGCTCTCCAACACGGTGTCGAGCCTGTCCTCGACCGTGTCGAGCATCGCCTCCAAGCTCGACATCAGCGCCTGA
- a CDS encoding extracellular solute-binding protein, producing MPTRRLLLAAAAVAGLATAPALAQQARTPITMWIGVTGPAQEEIMRYAQEFNASQTQFEAKVEFRGQYPEQRAAAFAAFRAGNPPHIMQMFDAGTGDMFALPRATIPVSEVMQRAGVQFDPAAFIGPARGYYSRPDGTMNSLPFNVSTAVMFINNDIFTRAGLDPSKPPRTWPEVIAAANQIRERNAAECGFTTTWLAWTMLEQYSALHDLPLSTEANGRGGLNAVLNFNDAARVRMVQTLVDASRNKAFQYGGRSNDANALFVAGTCGMLIQSSGGHAAIARDLKASFSVAAMPFWPDVIAEPKNSIVGGASLWVFNAPNRSAEELRGVAQFLAFLARPEIYVRFAKATGFLPATNAAFQAMQAEGFFQQNPGRDAPILQLTRGTPTANSSGYRFGRWTEIRDMYHEEVERALQGQQTAQAALDNAVRRGNEALRQFERAVGASN from the coding sequence ATGCCCACACGCCGTCTTCTCCTCGCCGCCGCGGCGGTCGCTGGCCTCGCCACGGCACCTGCGCTCGCCCAGCAGGCGCGCACCCCGATCACCATGTGGATCGGCGTCACCGGGCCGGCTCAGGAAGAAATCATGCGCTATGCGCAGGAGTTCAACGCCAGCCAGACCCAGTTCGAGGCCAAGGTCGAGTTCCGCGGCCAGTATCCCGAGCAGCGCGCCGCGGCCTTCGCCGCCTTCCGCGCCGGCAACCCGCCCCACATCATGCAGATGTTCGATGCCGGCACCGGTGACATGTTCGCCCTGCCGCGCGCGACCATCCCGGTCTCCGAGGTCATGCAGCGCGCCGGCGTGCAGTTCGACCCGGCCGCCTTCATCGGCCCGGCCCGCGGCTACTATTCTCGCCCCGACGGCACGATGAACTCGCTGCCCTTCAACGTCTCCACGGCGGTGATGTTCATCAACAACGACATCTTCACCCGCGCCGGCCTCGACCCGTCCAAGCCGCCGCGCACCTGGCCCGAGGTGATCGCCGCCGCCAATCAGATCCGTGAGCGCAACGCCGCCGAATGCGGCTTCACCACGACCTGGCTCGCCTGGACGATGCTCGAGCAGTACTCGGCCCTGCACGACCTGCCGCTCTCCACCGAGGCCAACGGCCGCGGCGGCCTCAATGCGGTGCTGAACTTCAACGACGCGGCCCGCGTCCGCATGGTCCAGACCCTGGTCGACGCTTCGCGCAACAAGGCCTTCCAGTATGGCGGCCGCTCCAACGACGCCAACGCGCTCTTCGTCGCCGGCACCTGCGGCATGCTCATCCAGTCCTCGGGCGGCCATGCGGCCATCGCCCGCGACCTGAAGGCCTCCTTCTCGGTGGCCGCCATGCCGTTCTGGCCGGACGTGATCGCCGAGCCCAAGAACTCCATCGTCGGCGGCGCCTCGCTCTGGGTGTTCAACGCCCCGAACCGCTCGGCCGAGGAGCTCCGCGGCGTGGCCCAGTTCCTGGCCTTCCTCGCCCGTCCGGAAATCTATGTCCGCTTCGCCAAGGCGACCGGCTTCCTGCCCGCCACCAATGCCGCCTTCCAGGCGATGCAGGCCGAGGGCTTCTTCCAGCAGAACCCGGGCCGCGACGCTCCGATCCTGCAGCTGACCCGCGGCACCCCGACCGCCAATTCGTCGGGCTACCGCTTCGGCCGCTGGACGGAGATCCGCGACATGTACCATGAGGAGGTCGAGCGCGCCCTGCAGGGCCAGCAGACCGCCCAGGCCGCCCTCGACAACGCGGTTCGCCGCGGCAACGAGGCCCTCCGCCAGTTCGAGCGCGCGGTCGGCGCCTCCAACTGA
- a CDS encoding flagellin, with protein MAMRVATFAMNERMLSASLRTQAKMAQMQIQQATGQVSTDYGGLGAAAGKVLDLEISTARSKLYGSAATEANARVQVMVDQVSTMTDRVTDLRAQVTSALSTDRTDTSASDLAAAASSALEDLAGLLNVRYEGRYLFGGSATTSAPVDIDGYAPADPTVADTSYYKGNGTIASVQVSADRTIAYGVTAADPAFERMLRAVQALSMVDGTTSDSDLEAMSADLVSALDAVTAVQSRLSISSAALERAATSQQDYQDFVANQLTGLTGVDVAAVTVQLTAYETQLQASYAAVGKVQGLSLLDYLR; from the coding sequence ATGGCCATGCGGGTCGCAACCTTCGCCATGAACGAGCGGATGCTGTCCGCTTCGCTGCGCACCCAGGCGAAGATGGCGCAGATGCAGATCCAGCAGGCGACGGGCCAGGTCTCGACCGACTATGGCGGGCTCGGCGCCGCTGCCGGAAAGGTGCTCGATCTCGAAATCTCCACCGCCCGGTCCAAGCTCTACGGGAGCGCCGCGACCGAGGCCAATGCTCGCGTCCAGGTCATGGTCGACCAGGTCTCCACCATGACCGACCGGGTGACGGACCTGCGCGCGCAGGTCACCTCGGCGCTCAGCACCGACCGCACCGACACATCGGCGTCGGACCTCGCCGCGGCCGCGTCCTCCGCCCTTGAGGACCTCGCCGGCCTCCTCAATGTCCGCTACGAGGGGCGCTACCTCTTCGGCGGCAGCGCGACCACCAGCGCACCCGTCGATATCGACGGCTATGCCCCGGCCGACCCCACCGTCGCCGACACGAGCTACTACAAGGGCAACGGGACGATCGCCTCCGTGCAGGTCTCGGCCGATCGCACGATCGCCTATGGCGTGACGGCCGCTGATCCGGCCTTCGAGCGGATGTTGCGAGCCGTCCAGGCCTTGTCTATGGTCGACGGCACCACCAGCGACAGCGACCTTGAGGCCATGTCGGCCGACCTCGTCTCGGCCCTCGATGCCGTGACGGCGGTGCAGTCGCGCCTGTCGATCAGCTCCGCGGCGCTCGAACGCGCCGCCACGAGCCAGCAGGACTACCAGGACTTCGTCGCGAACCAGCTGACCGGGCTGACGGGCGTCGATGTCGCGGCGGTCACGGTGCAGCTGACCGCCTACGAGACCCAGCTCCAGGCCTCCTATGCGGCGGTCGGCAAGGTTCAGGGCCTCTCCCTCCTCGACTATCTGCGCTGA
- the fliS gene encoding flagellar export chaperone FliS, translating to MSQAIGAYRSIATSVHPLVAVVRLFDEALVQIRRGIQATEAKRHEDSFIAIAKAGLVLQGLSHNLRFDRGPDVADALLTAYTKNTIALHAAYGRPDAIARYTAIAAGLAELRDAWASVAGMRTLAEEAQMVTRPASSQ from the coding sequence ATGTCACAGGCCATTGGCGCCTATCGTTCGATCGCGACCAGTGTCCACCCGCTCGTGGCCGTCGTCCGCCTGTTCGACGAGGCCCTGGTGCAGATCCGCCGCGGCATCCAGGCGACCGAGGCCAAGCGCCACGAGGACAGCTTCATCGCCATCGCCAAGGCCGGCCTCGTGCTCCAGGGGCTGAGCCATAACCTGCGTTTCGACCGCGGCCCCGATGTCGCCGACGCGCTGCTCACCGCCTACACCAAGAACACCATCGCGCTGCACGCCGCCTATGGCCGGCCGGACGCCATCGCCCGTTACACCGCGATCGCCGCCGGCCTTGCCGAGCTGCGCGACGCCTGGGCCTCGGTTGCGGGAATGCGGACGCTGGCCGAAGAGGCCCAGATGGTGACGCGGCCCGCTTCGTCGCAATGA
- the ugpA gene encoding sn-glycerol-3-phosphate ABC transporter permease UgpA has translation MERKVVYPQKLLPYLLVAPQIAITLVFFFWPAGQAIWMSTLLQDPLGFSVQFVGLENFEAVLKDPAYLATLQRTFLFSFGVTALAMIPALLLAVMVDRVVRGATAYRTVLVIPYAIAPAVAGALWLFLFQPSIGTIAYPLRFLGIDWNPRIDGTDAMIVVVIASAWKQIGYNFLFFLAGLQSIPKSLLEAAAIDGATEVRRFWTIVFPLLSPTTFFLLVINITYAFFDTFGVIHAVTQGGPGKSTEVLIYKAWYDGLIAQDLGRSSAQAVILMVIVIGLTVIQFRYVERRVHY, from the coding sequence ATGGAACGCAAGGTCGTCTATCCCCAGAAGCTGCTGCCCTACCTGCTGGTCGCCCCGCAGATCGCCATCACGCTGGTCTTCTTCTTCTGGCCCGCCGGCCAGGCCATCTGGATGTCGACGCTGCTGCAGGACCCGCTGGGCTTTTCGGTCCAGTTCGTCGGGCTGGAGAATTTCGAGGCGGTGCTGAAGGATCCGGCCTATCTCGCCACCTTGCAGCGAACCTTCCTCTTCTCCTTCGGCGTCACGGCGCTGGCGATGATCCCGGCCCTGCTGCTCGCCGTCATGGTCGACCGCGTGGTGCGCGGCGCCACCGCCTACCGGACAGTCCTCGTCATCCCCTATGCCATTGCCCCCGCCGTTGCCGGCGCCCTCTGGCTGTTCCTGTTCCAGCCCTCGATCGGCACCATCGCCTATCCGCTGCGGTTCCTCGGCATCGACTGGAACCCGCGCATCGACGGCACGGACGCCATGATCGTCGTTGTCATCGCCTCGGCCTGGAAGCAGATCGGCTACAATTTCCTGTTCTTCCTCGCCGGCCTGCAGTCGATCCCGAAATCGCTGCTTGAGGCCGCCGCCATCGACGGGGCGACCGAGGTCCGTCGCTTCTGGACCATCGTCTTCCCGCTGCTGTCCCCCACCACCTTCTTCCTGCTGGTGATCAACATCACCTATGCCTTCTTCGACACGTTCGGCGTCATCCACGCCGTCACCCAGGGCGGGCCGGGCAAGTCGACGGAGGTGCTGATCTACAAGGCCTGGTACGACGGGCTCATCGCCCAGGACCTCGGCCGCTCCTCGGCCCAGGCCGTGATCCTGATGGTCATCGTCATCGGCCTGACCGTCATCCAGTTCCGCTATGTCGAGCGACGGGTGCACTACTGA
- the fliD gene encoding flagellar filament capping protein FliD, translating to MATVSSTSTSSLLSSAYTSSTASATSSTSSTSSGSSTSSASSSSSSDSSDIDWDALIEAAVQAKLSRADSIDLKVTSNEAKIAAYQSLQSLLSDIGTAAQALRAPSGVSARDDDAFLDRSAYLTAVGDVDASASLSVSVESGTEEGTYDLKILQLAKAHKVAGSAQSSSTTALGLSGTFTLGVDDGEAVSVAIDEDMTLAEIAEAVNADSDTSGVRATVLKVSSDSYRLVLSSVDTGKTIAATDGEGGVLASLGVIDAEGAFADELQEAKDAIVSLDGVQVSRDSNDIDDLIEGMTFRLYQTTPDDTSISVEVGADVSGVKTAIQSLVDAYNAFRDFAVSQQTLTSSGTASSDSVLFGDGTLRSANSSIYDALNKRIGSEAMALLGLSFDENNKLVLDETTLDDALLDDLDAVQSLLSFQMEASSSEVMLLSRGKEAPADFTLALTTAADGTLTGASVNGDSSLFTVSGTRIIGAEGSPYEGFTFVYVGSKSQSIDISFSTGIAELLYNAADALANTSDGTLQTLVDNLDSTNDDLTAKSDTIRSAAETYRTNLTNRYAQYQAAIATAESTQDYLTALLDQWNSSS from the coding sequence ATGGCCACCGTCTCAAGCACGTCGACCTCCAGCCTCCTGTCGTCCGCCTATACGAGCTCGACGGCGTCGGCGACGTCCTCCACCAGCTCGACCTCGTCAGGCTCCTCCACGAGTTCGGCCTCGTCGAGCAGCAGCTCCGACAGCTCCGACATCGACTGGGATGCGCTGATCGAGGCGGCCGTGCAGGCCAAGCTCTCCCGCGCCGATTCCATCGACCTCAAGGTGACGTCGAACGAGGCGAAGATCGCCGCCTACCAGAGCCTGCAATCGCTGCTCTCGGATATCGGCACCGCCGCCCAGGCCCTGCGCGCGCCGTCCGGTGTCTCCGCCCGGGATGACGACGCCTTCCTCGACCGCTCCGCCTATCTCACCGCCGTCGGCGACGTCGACGCCTCCGCCTCGCTCTCCGTCTCGGTCGAGAGCGGCACGGAGGAGGGCACCTATGACCTGAAGATCCTGCAGCTCGCCAAGGCCCACAAGGTCGCCGGCAGCGCCCAGTCCTCCAGCACCACCGCGCTCGGTCTGTCCGGCACCTTCACGCTGGGCGTCGACGATGGCGAGGCCGTGTCCGTCGCCATCGACGAGGACATGACGCTCGCCGAGATCGCCGAGGCCGTGAATGCCGACAGCGACACGAGCGGGGTGCGCGCGACCGTCCTCAAGGTGTCCTCGGACAGCTACCGCCTGGTGCTCTCCAGTGTCGATACCGGCAAGACCATTGCCGCAACCGACGGGGAGGGCGGGGTGCTGGCCTCGCTCGGCGTGATCGACGCCGAGGGAGCCTTCGCCGACGAACTGCAGGAGGCGAAGGACGCGATCGTCTCGCTCGACGGCGTGCAGGTGAGCCGCGACTCCAACGACATCGACGACCTCATCGAGGGCATGACCTTCCGCCTCTACCAGACGACGCCGGACGACACCTCCATCTCCGTCGAGGTCGGGGCCGATGTCTCCGGCGTGAAGACCGCCATCCAGTCGCTCGTCGACGCCTACAATGCCTTCCGCGACTTCGCGGTCTCGCAGCAGACGCTGACCAGCAGCGGCACGGCCTCCTCCGATTCCGTTCTGTTCGGCGACGGAACCCTGCGCAGCGCCAACTCGTCCATCTATGACGCGCTCAACAAGCGCATCGGCAGCGAGGCCATGGCGCTGCTCGGCCTCAGCTTCGATGAGAACAACAAGCTCGTGCTCGACGAGACCACGCTCGACGATGCGCTCCTCGACGATCTCGACGCCGTCCAGTCGCTGCTCAGCTTTCAGATGGAGGCCTCGTCCTCCGAGGTGATGCTGCTGAGCCGCGGCAAGGAGGCGCCGGCCGATTTCACCCTGGCCCTCACCACCGCCGCGGACGGCACGCTGACCGGGGCCTCCGTCAACGGCGACAGCTCGCTCTTCACCGTCTCGGGCACCCGCATCATCGGCGCGGAAGGGAGCCCCTACGAGGGCTTCACCTTCGTCTATGTCGGCAGCAAGAGCCAGTCGATCGACATCAGCTTCAGCACGGGCATTGCCGAACTGCTCTACAACGCCGCCGATGCCCTGGCGAACACCAGCGACGGCACGCTGCAGACCCTCGTCGACAATCTCGACAGCACCAACGACGACCTCACGGCCAAGAGCGACACGATCCGCTCCGCGGCCGAGACCTACCGGACCAACCTGACCAATCGCTACGCCCAGTACCAGGCGGCGATCGCGACGGCGGAATCCACCCAGGACTACCTGACCGCCCTGCTCGACCAGTGGAACAGCTCCTCATGA
- a CDS encoding flagellar protein FlgN, giving the protein MNALTAEQVDAMVIRIITLIDAMVGVIEEENALLAEGLPASLSEVVGRKASLAAELEQWTLAVRQRKLRLETADPELCAWMRRRGADLQTAMEENVARLEAAILASRRRIEAVMRAMRDQMAERGAYQANGRVAAAARATHAGMVGRIA; this is encoded by the coding sequence ATGAACGCCCTCACCGCCGAACAGGTCGACGCCATGGTCATCCGCATCATCACGCTGATCGATGCGATGGTCGGGGTCATCGAGGAGGAGAACGCCCTGCTCGCGGAAGGCCTGCCGGCCTCGCTCAGCGAGGTCGTGGGGCGCAAGGCCTCCCTGGCCGCGGAGCTGGAGCAATGGACGCTGGCGGTGCGCCAGCGCAAGCTGCGGCTGGAGACGGCCGATCCCGAGCTCTGCGCCTGGATGCGTCGGCGCGGCGCCGACCTCCAGACGGCCATGGAGGAAAACGTCGCCCGCCTTGAGGCGGCGATCCTCGCAAGCCGCCGCCGCATCGAGGCCGTCATGCGGGCAATGCGCGACCAGATGGCCGAGCGCGGGGCCTACCAGGCCAATGGCCGGGTCGCCGCCGCCGCCCGCGCCACCCATGCGGGCATGGTTGGCCGCATCGCCTGA
- the flgE gene encoding flagellar hook protein FlgE, which produces MSLSGALNSAVSALSAQSTALAMISDNIANASTYGYKTVSASFESLLTGTSASTYSSGGVAVGTLSNISMQGLLTSSTTSTNMAIDGNGFFVVTTGTGSTNTSYTRNGQFSVDESGYLTNGEYYLQGWPTDADGNVTGGTTASALQSINTNSVSSIAAATTEISMQANLPAEAAVGATFTSEVEIYDSLGTAAKTTVTWAKTAENTWTATFGNPTSTDGTTQLGTVSGSAITINFNDDGTLASTSPSPPSLSITAWTTGAADSSISLDMGTAGTSSGLSQLSTSAETLSVSLETEQDGVSFGSLTGIKVTDGTVYASYDNGKERAIYKVAVATFNNPDGLTALGSGVYGASSESGGGTLNVAGANGAGNVLGSKLEASTSDTSTEFSNMMSAQQAYSAAAQVMSAANKMYDTLISAVR; this is translated from the coding sequence ATGAGCCTCTCCGGCGCGCTCAACTCGGCGGTGTCGGCGCTCTCGGCGCAGAGCACCGCCCTGGCGATGATCTCCGACAACATCGCCAATGCCAGCACCTATGGCTACAAGACGGTCTCCGCGAGTTTCGAGAGCCTCCTGACGGGCACCTCGGCCTCCACCTATTCCTCCGGCGGCGTCGCGGTCGGCACGCTGTCCAACATCTCCATGCAGGGTCTGCTGACCTCCAGCACGACCTCGACCAACATGGCGATCGACGGCAACGGCTTCTTCGTCGTCACCACCGGCACGGGCAGCACCAACACCTCCTACACCCGCAACGGCCAGTTCAGCGTCGACGAGAGCGGCTACCTCACCAACGGCGAGTACTATCTCCAGGGCTGGCCGACCGATGCCGACGGCAACGTGACCGGGGGCACGACGGCGAGCGCGCTGCAGTCGATCAACACCAACAGCGTCTCCAGCATCGCTGCCGCCACGACCGAGATAAGCATGCAGGCCAACCTGCCGGCCGAGGCGGCGGTGGGCGCGACCTTCACCAGCGAGGTCGAGATCTACGATTCCCTCGGCACGGCGGCGAAGACCACCGTGACCTGGGCGAAGACTGCCGAGAACACCTGGACGGCCACTTTCGGCAATCCCACCAGCACCGACGGGACGACGCAGCTCGGCACGGTGTCGGGCAGCGCCATCACCATCAACTTCAATGACGATGGCACGCTGGCCAGCACCTCGCCGAGCCCGCCCAGCCTGTCGATCACCGCCTGGACGACCGGGGCGGCGGACAGCTCGATCAGCCTCGACATGGGGACCGCCGGCACGTCGTCGGGCCTGTCGCAGCTCTCCACCAGCGCCGAGACGCTCAGCGTCAGCCTGGAGACCGAGCAGGACGGGGTCAGCTTCGGCAGCCTCACCGGCATCAAGGTCACCGACGGCACGGTCTACGCCAGCTACGACAACGGCAAGGAGCGCGCGATCTACAAGGTGGCCGTCGCCACCTTCAACAATCCCGACGGCCTCACGGCCCTCGGCAGCGGCGTCTATGGCGCGAGCTCGGAATCGGGCGGCGGCACGCTCAACGTCGCCGGGGCCAACGGCGCCGGCAATGTGCTCGGCAGCAAGCTGGAGGCGAGCACCTCCGACACCAGCACCGAGTTCTCCAACATGATGTCGGCGCAGCAGGCCTATTCGGCCGCGGCGCAGGTCATGTCGGCCGCCAACAAGATGTACGACACCCTCATCTCGGCCGTCCGATGA
- a CDS encoding flagellin, producing MTLADDGGTNSDGIYSADDIADAINAALGSTSTVTASVDSTTGALTLSNSATGSSSSISLTDFTGLSASDLGFDTTSSVGRDKGDTLSVAKQDGASAALEALDKAINTVSKARADIGATESRFAFRSESIATSIENLSAANSAIEDVDVASESAKLASAKVKTQAAVAAASQASQMPQDLLKLLQ from the coding sequence GTGACGCTCGCCGATGACGGTGGCACCAACAGCGACGGCATCTATTCCGCCGACGACATCGCCGACGCGATCAATGCTGCGCTGGGCTCGACCAGCACGGTCACTGCCAGTGTCGATTCCACCACCGGCGCCCTGACCCTGTCGAACAGCGCGACCGGCTCGTCGTCCTCGATCAGCCTCACCGACTTCACCGGCCTGTCGGCCTCCGATCTCGGCTTCGACACGACGTCGAGCGTCGGCCGCGACAAGGGCGACACCCTGTCGGTCGCCAAGCAGGACGGCGCCAGCGCCGCGCTCGAGGCCCTCGACAAGGCGATCAACACCGTCTCCAAGGCCCGCGCCGACATCGGCGCGACGGAATCCCGCTTCGCCTTCCGGTCGGAATCGATCGCTACCAGCATCGAGAACCTCTCGGCCGCCAATTCGGCCATCGAGGACGTCGATGTCGCCTCGGAATCCGCCAAGCTCGCCTCGGCGAAGGTGAAGACCCAGGCCGCCGTCGCCGCCGCCTCGCAGGCCAGCCAGATGCCTCAGGACCTCCTGAAGCTGTTGCAGTGA
- the flgK gene encoding flagellar hook-associated protein FlgK, whose product MSLSSIRSIATSSLTAAQFQMSVTSANVANADTDGYTRKTATQSAVVTGGVGTGVTISAISSDVDKYLLKDLVSAASEFGAADVMAQFTESLQALYGSTTGSSDGGNSLANSLVTLESAISSLAGTPESETLKAQAVSALDDVLGQVRETASGIQGLRADADGGIADAVTTVNDQLKTLADLNAQIAAATARGQPTADLEDRRNTALQAVAAQMDVSYYVNSDNQLRVYTTGGTTLLDTRAHTLSYSEATAVTADTVFSGITVDGKDITGQIGSGTIGGLLTLRDKTLPDSQDALDALAAGLIDGLNAAYNAGSSVPAPASLTGSTTVAATDALSASGTLRVALTDSAGALGSYADLDLSSYATVGDLVFAIDGLNGVSATITGEGRLVIASEDGTSGVSLADIGAAVGAKAEGVSSYFGLNDLLTGSGASDIRLRADILADPGKLATGGLSTATSLTTGAKVIGSGESAIAAALGTALGEDTSFAAAGRLAGATESVADYAARIVADAASIASSASTGLTAKETVKQTLADQFASQTGVNLDEETARLSELEQQYSTAAQLLQVLNSMFDALLSAAQST is encoded by the coding sequence GTGTCCCTGTCGTCCATCCGCAGCATCGCCACCTCGTCGCTTACCGCGGCGCAGTTCCAGATGAGCGTGACATCGGCGAATGTCGCCAATGCGGATACCGACGGCTACACGCGCAAGACCGCGACCCAGTCCGCCGTGGTCACCGGCGGCGTCGGGACGGGTGTCACCATTTCCGCCATCAGTTCGGACGTCGACAAGTACCTGCTTAAGGACCTGGTGTCGGCGGCGAGCGAGTTCGGCGCCGCCGATGTGATGGCGCAGTTCACCGAAAGCCTTCAAGCGCTCTACGGATCGACGACGGGGAGTTCCGATGGCGGCAACTCGCTCGCCAACAGCCTCGTCACGCTGGAATCCGCCATCTCGTCGCTGGCCGGCACCCCGGAGAGCGAGACGCTGAAGGCCCAGGCGGTGAGCGCCCTCGACGACGTGCTCGGCCAGGTGCGGGAGACCGCCTCGGGCATCCAGGGCCTGCGGGCCGATGCCGATGGCGGCATTGCCGATGCCGTTACCACGGTCAACGACCAGCTGAAGACCCTGGCCGACCTCAACGCCCAGATCGCCGCGGCCACCGCGCGTGGCCAGCCGACCGCCGACCTCGAGGACCGGCGCAACACCGCGCTGCAGGCCGTCGCGGCGCAGATGGACGTGTCCTACTACGTCAATTCCGACAACCAGCTGCGCGTCTACACGACCGGCGGCACGACCCTGCTCGACACCCGCGCCCACACCCTCAGCTACAGCGAGGCCACCGCGGTCACAGCCGATACGGTCTTCTCGGGCATCACGGTCGATGGCAAGGACATTACCGGCCAGATCGGCTCCGGCACCATTGGCGGGCTCCTCACCCTGCGGGACAAGACGCTCCCCGACAGCCAGGACGCGCTGGACGCTCTCGCCGCCGGTCTCATCGACGGGCTCAACGCCGCCTACAACGCCGGCAGCTCGGTGCCAGCCCCGGCGAGCCTCACCGGCTCGACGACGGTCGCTGCGACGGATGCGCTCTCGGCCAGTGGAACCCTGCGCGTCGCCCTGACCGACAGCGCCGGTGCCCTCGGCTCCTATGCGGATCTCGACCTGTCCTCCTATGCGACCGTCGGCGACCTCGTCTTCGCCATCGATGGTCTGAACGGCGTCTCCGCCACGATCACCGGTGAAGGGCGGCTGGTGATCGCCTCCGAGGACGGCACCTCGGGCGTCAGCCTGGCCGATATCGGCGCGGCGGTTGGTGCGAAGGCGGAGGGTGTTTCCAGCTATTTCGGTCTCAACGACCTGTTGACCGGGAGCGGGGCGAGCGACATCCGCCTGCGCGCCGACATTCTCGCGGATCCCGGCAAACTCGCCACCGGCGGCCTCAGCACGGCCACGAGCCTCACCACCGGGGCGAAGGTGATCGGCAGCGGCGAGAGCGCCATTGCGGCTGCGCTCGGCACGGCCCTCGGCGAGGACACGAGCTTCGCCGCCGCCGGGCGGCTCGCGGGGGCGACCGAAAGCGTCGCGGACTACGCAGCGCGCATCGTCGCCGATGCCGCGAGCATTGCGAGTTCCGCGAGCACGGGTCTCACTGCCAAGGAGACGGTGAAGCAGACACTTGCCGACCAGTTCGCCTCCCAGACCGGCGTCAACCTCGACGAGGAAACCGCCCGGCTGAGCGAGCTGGAGCAGCAATACTCGACCGCCGCCCAGCTCCTCCAGGTGCTGAACTCCATGTTCGACGCGCTGCTCAGCGCGGCGCAGTCGACCTGA